One genomic segment of Manis javanica isolate MJ-LG chromosome 7, MJ_LKY, whole genome shotgun sequence includes these proteins:
- the HPS6 gene encoding BLOC-2 complex member HPS6, translated as MKRAGTLRLVSDLSNFSGAARLRELLAGDPTVRVRYSSDGRHLLLLRPLGAPSPQLLVAVRGPGEELERAWPAGHPSPLDAFFLPWPVRPALILVWESGLAEFWGPGVGPGWRLLQSTELCPGGGARVVAVAAPRGRLVWCEERQAEAEGHLESPTASLNHCVCVRSLELSGEAGANLGRRHILLRHCPPFGLLASRKDLFLVPTATTWPGAVHILLIWSPGKGKVMVAAPCLGLSYSKSLNPERGDTWDFRTLLRGLPGLLSPGQPLTVHTWAPTPQGLLLLDFKGTVSLMQSHGGTRAVGTLQEAPIGPAGSAALGTFHGTLACVLGSTLELLDMSSGQLLERKVLSTDRVHLLEPPAPGMRNEEELEMRRGLRLLSALGLFQIGWEAPQGLELPSAEDLVFEEACKYYQRRSLRGAQLTPDELRHNSTFRAPQALASILQGHMAPSTLLTTLRGELRDYRGLEQLKAQLVAGDDEEVGWTELAEQEVTRLLRTELMGDQLAQLNTVFQALPTAAWGAVLRVLQLQPDGNGRLRSQAPPDVWKKVLGSTAAEKEPPNGILPLFELLCHCLCRLEPRWLPPFVELAQQQGGPGWGGGGPGPPLYRRALAVLGEEGTRPEALELELLLGSGRPKAVLQAVGQLVQKEQWERVLEAGLALGPSSPLLQSEIFKLLLAEFAQHRQLDAHLPLLCRLCPPDLAPVELLLLLRSHLPDELEAPTPFPEPGAEPPLTVGLLRTLLEQTGAQRQPLGPVLSLYEDILHDPGTPPPTPPRGPMTTLQALDHPGSEAWAPSGQGLCVTDTV; from the coding sequence ATGAAGCGTGCTGGGACTTTGCGCCTGGTCTCTGACCTGAGCAACTTCAGCGGGGCAGCCCGGCTTCGGGAGTTGCTGGCCGGGGACCCAACCGTCCGAGTCCGCTACAGCTCGGACGGCCGCCACCTGCTGCTGCTGCGACCCCTGGGGGCACCGTCCCCTCAGCTTCTGGTCGCGGTGCGTGGACCCGGCGAGGAGCTGGAGCGTGCCTGGCCGGCTGGCCACCCTTCTCCACTAGACGCCTTCTTCCTGCCGTGGCCGGTGCGACCTGCGCTGATCCTGGTGTGGGAAAGTGGCTTAGCCGAATTCTGGGGCCCAGGGGTGGGGCCCGGTTGGCGGCTGCTGCAGAGCACCGAGCTGTGTCCTGGCGGTGGAGCCCGCGTGGTGGCTGTGGCGGCCCCCCGAGGCCGCCTGGTGTGGTGTGAGGAGCGTCAGGCTGAAGCTGAGGGCCACCTAGAATCGCCCACAGCTTCTTTAAACCACTGCGTGTGCGTCCGGTCCCTGGAGCTCAGCGGAGAGGCCGGCGCCAACTTGGGCCGCAGACACATTCTGCTGCGCCACTGTCCCCCTTTCGGGCTTCTGGCCTCCCGCAAAGACCTCTTCCTGGTGCCCACTGCCACCACCTGGCCTGGTGCGGTCCACATTTTGCTCATCTGGAGCCCAGGCAAGGGCAAGGTGATGGTGGCTGCCCCATGTCTTGGCCTCTCCTACAGTAAGAGCCTGAATCCCGAACGAGGGGATACATGGGACTTCCGGACCCTGCTCCGAGGTCTTCCTGGGCTACTGTCCCCCGGGCAGCCACTGACTGTACACACCTGGGCCCCAACTCCCCAGGGCCTGTTGTTGCTTGACTTCAAAGGTACTGTGAGTCTGATGCAGTCTCACGGTGGCACCCGAGCTGTGGGCACCCTGCAAGAGGCACCCATAGGCCCAGCAGGGTCTGCAGCACTGGGAACATTTCATGGCACTCTGGCCTGTGTGCTGGGCTCCACATTGGAACTGCTAGACATGAGTAGTGGGCAGCTGCTGGAAAGGAAGGTCCTAAGTACAGACCGAGTACATTTGCTGGAACCACCAGCCCCTGGCATGAGGAACGAGGAAGAGCTAGAGATGCGAAGGGGTCTTCGCTTGCTTTCAGCCTTGGGTCTGTTTCAAATAGGTTGGGAGGCCCCACAGGGCCTTGAGCTGCCTTCAGCTGAAGACCTGGTGTTTGAGGAGGCCTGCAAGTACTACCAGCGGCGGAGCCTGCGAGGTGCCCAGCTCACCCCAGATGAACTGAGACACAACAGCACATTCCGGgcaccccaggccctggcctccaTCCTCCAGGGCCATATGGCCCCATCTACACTATTGACCACCCTGAGGGGCGAGCTTCGGGATTACCGGGGCTTAGAGCAGCTCAAAGCCCAGCTGGTGGCTGGGGATGATGAGGAGGTTGGCTGGACTGAGCTGGCAGAGCAGGAAGTGACACGCCTGCTGAGGACCGAGTTGATGGGAGACCAGCTGGCCCAGCTCAACACTGTTTTCCAAGCCCTTCCTACAGCAGCCTGGGGTGCGGTCCTCAGGGTCCTGCAGCTCCAGCCAGATGGAAATGGCAGGCTGAGGTCCCAAGCTCCCCCTGATGTATGGAAGAAGGTACTAGGGAGTACAGCAGCTGAAAAGGAACCCCCCAATGGGATACTGCCCCTCTTTGAACTCCTGTGCCATTGCTTGTGCCGGCTGGAGCCTCGATGGCTGCCGCCCTTTGTGGAACTGGCACAGCAGCAGGGTGGGCCTGGCTGGGGGGGAGGGGGCCCAGGACCGCCCCTGTATCGCCGAGCACTTGCAGTACTAGGTGAGGAGGGGACCAGGCCTGAGGCACTGGAGCTAGAGCTGCTCTTGGGCAGTGGCAGGCCCAAAGCTGTGCTCCAAGCTGTGGGGCAGCTGGTACAAAAGGAGCAGTGGGAGCGGGTTTTAGAGGCTGGCTTGGCCCTTGGCCCCTCCAGCCCCCTGCTTCAAAGTGAAATCTTCAAACTGCTACTGGCTGAATTTGCCCAGCACCGCCAGCTTGATGCTCACCTCCCCCTCCTTTGCCGCCTTTGCCCACCAGACCTAGCTCCAGTTGAGCTCCTGCTTCTACTGAGGTCACATCTCCCAGATGAGTTGGAGGCCCCTACCCCATTCCCTGAGCCTGGGGCAGAGCCCCCTCTCACTGTGGGCTTGCTCAGAACCCTGTTGGAGCAGACTGGGGCTCAAAGACAGCCCTTAGGCCCAGTTCTAAGCCTGTATGAGGACATCCTACATGATCCTGGCACtccaccacccaccccacctcGGGGACCTATGACTACCCTTCAGGCATTAGACCACCCAGGCTCGGAGGCCTGGGCACCATCTGGGCAGGGCCTCTGTGTGACTGACACAGTCTAA